The DNA window CTAATCCTACTTTGGAACAATAACATATCCGGTGAAACTCCACAAGTTAGGTAGGTTTGGAGAGGATGATTTTAATCCTCATGATTCCATCAACTACTCgtcaataaaatgacaaaaaagagtaaatttaGCTAATCCTACTTTGAAACAACATACCCATTGAAGTTCCAGAAGTTAGATATATTTGGGGAGGGTGGTGTGTGCGTATCCTTATTTCTATCTTATGATGGTAGAAATAGTGTCTTgatagattttcaaatcaagtaaagcataataaaataaatactttctACATTCATCTTTACTTGTTCAGTATACTAAAAAATAGTTGTTTAACTTTACTTGTCAGTTCTTATAACTTACAagttgatataataaaattatccttttatttattatttctcagAGTCAAATATGAACAAGTAATGAGTGGAGGAGTAATTAAAAAAGAGACATGGAATCAATAGGAGATAAAATTTAATAGGATCCATGCTGTATTTGTAGTGTCAAATAAAAGTTACATTCAAAGGATGCACTACATAATCACAAAATCATTAACAATTACAATATCATAAAAAGTGCACAAAATACAACACCTTAAATATCATACACTTGTTTCCCAGTAAACTTGACTTCAATAGCACTCTTGTTCTTTCCAATGGATCTAAAGTTCTGACCAACTCCTTCACGCCCTGGGTTCACCTTTTCAGGGTACACACCATCTTTGGGATGCAAATATTGCACCTCACCATTGGGGAACACCCTGTAAAACTGGTAGTTAATCTTGTATTTGGATCTCAACCTTGTACCAAGAGCTAAGCACTGTTCTTTCCTGGCCAATTTCAACAAATTGGGTCCTTCTCTCATTATAGCAGCACCACCTGTTGGCATCTCGAAGATCTGTTCCTTTGGTGATTCCCATGTGATGACGTAGAATTCTTCTACTTGGGCTTTGCGAAGAAGCCCACCAGTGCTGCCACTGAAGATTGGGGAAGGTGTGTTTGGGTCCAATTGAGGTGGAGTGAATCCTGCTGGAGCGGGTTTCTCTTCGGTGGCAGCTGGGGCTTCTTCGGCCATGGCCCTGATGGGTCGGGTTACTGAGACGGTAGATTTGAGTTGCTTAGGAGTAGAGAAGGATAGGAGGGATTGTTTCCATGGAGCGGTGGATTTGGGGACGGAGAGAGCAGGGGTGAAGAGGGAAGCTTGAGTTGCCATGGCCATTATTGAGGAATTGGGGGAAAATGGAGCAAGGTATTTGTGCAGATTGAAGTGTGGGTGAGAAGAGAATTCATATTTGTTGTTCACATATATGTGGTGCAGATAAGGATATTGGATAAGGGGTATTCAGATGCAGACCAATTAGAAGGTCTGATTTTGATACGCATTCAGTAAAGGGCTACCAAGTCCTCaccctttgttttcttttgccaTGTGTTGTATGGTCCTTGGTTAGTGTTTGGGTATAATATctttagtaggcgtttggccatgcgatatcatatcacgatatgaAATTGTGAGATAAAATcagtgtttggacatgcgatttcatctcatgatttcataattcatatcatgagatgaaatatcatattctccaaaaatcatgatttggaattttttaaagggaaaaaggacaaatatacctccaaactatcgtaaatggtatgcagatatcctccgttatacttttgagacattggtgcccctgcagtccaaaaactagagcatatataccctctATACTAACGGAgttacacgtgtcataatcttatccatcgaCCAGACATCAGATCGATGGATAAGATTGtgtcacgtgtccctatttagtcttccgttagaatgaagggcatatatgctctagtttttggacggcaggggcaccaatgtcccaaaagtatgatagagggtatctgcataccatttacgattgttcgagggtatatttgtcccttttccctttttaaaatacaaaagttgacacataagtttatattttgttaaaacaactccacatttatatctactaaccatttatttcatctGTCAGTAATATTAATAATCACAtcgttactttttaaaatttattattctcacaaacatgaaatttattattactttaaatttggtgaatataaatgataaagtaggaattgatttggtgaatataaataagaacggagggaggaatacttttttggtttttcataataaaaaaaacttctctttcggctacatatgaaaaatatttaaagcaatttaatatgaaaaatgacaaaattggtGATGTATGTTTGATAATCCCTTGattttagcacaaaattaatGCACTGAAAATGTTTAATTGCACACAAGTGAAACAAGGCAGGAACCATATGATATAcacacacaagtgaaaattgtcataactTTTACAAtgttacatatataattatttgcgagaataccaaatgagtgatgaaatatttatggtctatgagcatgaaaatatagttgtgaATGAcgttgaccaacaaatggctcaaagtaacaatgttgatTTGTCTTCTCGGTCATAtaatcgagaaatgcaagttcaacgtgagaagATTGTATGTAGTATGTGggagaacaaatagctttgtaataatttattatgcgattttataaatttttgtttattggtaagattgaaaaaataattggggttattttaatagttttacaatttatgagattcttatgtttataagaaaatatacaacacaaaaatttcatatagcatgtccaaacaaaacttcaacttcatctcattatttcatattatgatatcatataCATGACCAAGCAGGCCCTTAGTTAACTAGATTATGTTTGGAAAATACTTcttccgttcacttttacttgttactgtttgacttgacacactcATTAAGAAAACAACTATTGATACATTTATTTTACCATACTATCTCTATTAAGTGAGGTTTAGTATTaagtcttgaaaaatgatttgaaaaaagaGTATTTACTGTGAgagtaaaacataaaaaaatataacggaaaagggtcaaaattgcccccgaactatatgaaatagaccatttatacccttcgttacattttgggatcaaaaatgccCCTGTTGTTATNacatatatttttaggaataAGTGAACGGGGGAATACTCTCTTAGTTTGTTTTTAGTTACTCATTTCTTCAGCTAAAAATAGATGTTTAGTTTTGCTTGTCACTTTTATcataataagagaaaaatatacttgctcctttttaatttatgtgaagtaatttgatttgacacgaaatttaagatataattattattttttaaaaacttgtggtctaaaatatgTCATAcatatttgtgtgactatagATAATTTCATTATGGATAAAATAGagattttaaaattcaattattacaaaatataaaaatgtatcatTCTTTTATGGATTGACTAAAAAAAATGAGTCGTGAAAATTGGgatagaagatttttttttttcatattttacccataatattggtttctttttttcctaatcatttttcaagacttaatatacattaattaatatgaGTATTTTAGTATATCACTcatattaatcattatttggTAATAGTAAAAGTGAATGAAAGGAGTAAAACATAGAAGTGGATCGTTAGTAAAATTGATGAAGTTAAACGCGATTCATGGCAAAAATCGCAGCGATCTTGTATAACTCGAATAAATCAGTTATCAAATATTATCAATGAAtgtcaaataatttattaatcttNTAAAACATAGAAGTGGATCCTTAGTAAAATTGATGAAGTTAAACGAGATTCATGGCAAAAATCGCAGCGATCTTGTATAACTCGAATAAATCAGTTATCAAATATTATCAATGAAtgtcaaataatttattaatcttAACTCTTTAACATTTCATTTAGTGAAAAGGTTTTATTAACTCTTAAGTCTtaacatacaacaacaacataccgaATGTTGATCTTTGTTCATTTACTAATCTACTAAtcccaaaataattaatgttaaaaggacaaagttgaaaaataattactttttttttaatttttaaaagttgacGAGTAtttaagaataattatttttagtatatgtGAAAATTAAATGGGAGCGGATGgatattatacaaaatttaataaataaaaaatagatcaaaatttatcttgaaaaaaataatatttacaaaattagttTACAAAAAAGATATTATGAATGGATAAATTAGTTTTTCTACAAATAATAATTAGGTTAAAAGAATTGttaaagataaattaaaaaagaagtaaGTTATTCTTTGACTTTTTGGCTATAATGAATTTGTTGGAGAAAACAAACTTAAGCAATTTTAtcgatacaaaataaataattgtacCAAACAATTTGTTATAGTTGAGTGACCAAAATGTTAATTTGCAacacttatatttatttattgcaaCCATAAACAATGAACAAGGAAAGAAGGGGAAAGACACATTGCAATTATTGAATAATGAAATTTTATAGCATTTGCAACAAAATTTTGGAAACAAAATACTTGGAATtattataaaaggaaaagaaatttaCAACTGATAGTGGGATAGGGATTGTAGGCAATAATTGCCATAAACTTAAGCGCTAGATCACAAACCAAAGACTTCAAAACCAATTTAAAACATAGGAGGGTAGGGTGGAGGTAATTATTTGTACATCATAtaacatattaattatattatattgtagaCCTTGAAAAATGTATTATTATCAAGTTAAACACCCTTTTGACTTATTCATTCTTGAAGCATCTCTTCCATACTGGATGGCTCTTCCACACATCAACCATTCCATCAATGGGAACTCCCTTGGTCTCTGGCACTAGGAAGACGACGAATAGTCCCATAACAACGATCCAGccagagaagaagaagaagatgtttGCTTGCATTTTGCAAAGCATTGTCAAGAATGCCTGAGCAATGATTGAAGTGAAAAGCATGTTTGTGCTGACTGCAAAGGCGAAACCGGCTGTCCTTGTTTCCATTGGGAATGTTTCACTTGGAATCAACCATCCTAGAGGTCCCCATGACCAGGCAAATGACATAACATATGTGCACACAAGGATCACCACAATTGTTGCTAGTGTCCTGTCTAATGTTCCTGTTTCCTTCAAACTGAAGGATAAGATAATTCCAATTGCCAATTGAGAGATCAACATTTGGCAACAAGCTTGGAGGAGCAATTTTCTCCTTCCAACCTTGTCAACGGCGTAGATTGAAACAAATGTGGACCCAACATTAACAAGTCCAGTAATGACAGCGGACAAAAGTGCACCATCAGACTTGAATCCCATGGTTTGGAACAGGACAGGTGCGTAGAACATAATGGCGTTAATTCCAGTGAATTGTTGGAAAATCTGCAAAAATACAGCAATCACAAGTGGTGGGACACTGGCAGACTTCATGAGGTTCCTGAATGGATGTTTCACAGCCTTGGCTTGTTCACAAGCAGCAACTATTTCCTTAAATTCAACTTCAACATCATCAACTCCCCTGACTTTCTTTAGTGCAGCTTTGCCCTGTTCGTCTTTGCCACGTTGGATTAAACTGGCAGGAGTGTCAGTGATAACGAAGCAACCGACGAGCAGCATTAAAGCTGGAACGGCTGCCAGCCCAAGTGACACCCTCCAGCCGTTGGGGTGCATGTTGGATGTTGCATAATTCACAAGATTTGCTATGAATATTCCTATTGTTACGAAAAGTTGGAACATAATATTCACAGCTCCTCTGAGTTGGATTGGTGCTACTTCTGTCAAAAACAGAGGAACAGTCTGCCACAAaccaaattaataaaacaatcaaaatcaTATCCCATAGatatttgaaatcaaatttagatCTAAAATGAATACCTCATTTCCGAAACCAACACCAACACCGAACAAAATTCTACCAACAATGAGCATCCATCTTTGTTCTGAGGCAGCACTTAAAACAGCCCCAGCAATGAAGAACAGAGAAGCCATGAAAATGGTAGGCCTACGGCCTAGAGCTGAACAGGCCTTGGATGCAAAGAAACTAGAAACCAAAGCTGATAGATACAATGATGAGGTAAATAGCTGAAGAAGTTGATCATCGTATTTACAATAGTTGTTCTCTTTAGCATGAAGCTTCCTTTCGTAAACATTTGGGAAAAATTTGATCAAGAAATCATCCATACCAGACACTCCACCTGATTCATTCaaaaatcaactcaaaatcCGAAATCCCTAaccttaataaaaattaaaagaaaacgaATACATACCTGAAATACCAATATCATAGCCAAACATAAGCCCTCCAAAGGCAGCAAAGATCCAGCATGATACCACATAGACTGTGATCTTAGAGTTATTTGCTTGAATTGTCGacatttttgcttcttttttttttttgtttatctaTTAATAAAAATTACCCTCCAAGATAAAAACTGATTTATTAACGT is part of the Solanum stenotomum isolate F172 chromosome 8, ASM1918654v1, whole genome shotgun sequence genome and encodes:
- the LOC125874450 gene encoding photosystem I reaction center subunit II, chloroplastic, coding for MAMATQASLFTPALSVPKSTAPWKQSLLSFSTPKQLKSTVSVTRPIRAMAEEAPAATEEKPAPAGFTPPQLDPNTPSPIFSGSTGGLLRKAQVEEFYVITWESPKEQIFEMPTGGAAIMREGPNLLKLARKEQCLALGTRLRSKYKINYQFYRVFPNGEVQYLHPKDGVYPEKVNPGREGVGQNFRSIGKNKSAIEVKFTGKQVYDI
- the LOC125874417 gene encoding sugar transport protein 8-like, which codes for MSTIQANNSKITVYVVSCWIFAAFGGLMFGYDIGISGGVSGMDDFLIKFFPNVYERKLHAKENNYCKYDDQLLQLFTSSLYLSALVSSFFASKACSALGRRPTIFMASLFFIAGAVLSAASEQRWMLIVGRILFGVGVGFGNETVPLFLTEVAPIQLRGAVNIMFQLFVTIGIFIANLVNYATSNMHPNGWRVSLGLAAVPALMLLVGCFVITDTPASLIQRGKDEQGKAALKKVRGVDDVEVEFKEIVAACEQAKAVKHPFRNLMKSASVPPLVIAVFLQIFQQFTGINAIMFYAPVLFQTMGFKSDGALLSAVITGLVNVGSTFVSIYAVDKVGRRKLLLQACCQMLISQLAIGIILSFSLKETGTLDRTLATIVVILVCTYVMSFAWSWGPLGWLIPSETFPMETRTAGFAFAVSTNMLFTSIIAQAFLTMLCKMQANIFFFFSGWIVVMGLFVVFLVPETKGVPIDGMVDVWKSHPVWKRCFKNE